AAACAActcttttttttaaataaattaagcAATTACAGAATTAGTTATTCTGATTTTCAATAATACATAAAAGTGGTAGTACTCACACACAAGAGATGACATAGATCCTCCCACTACCATTACCATATATAGTATTTAAGAGTGACCAATGGAAGGCCCAACTTGGGGATTGGCTATGGAAGTGCATAACGTAGTACAAGCCACCATCTTCCACCCCTTGTCtcttttcttcccctttctcCTCATCTTTCTCTTCAAATGGCTATTCTTCTCCACTCAAGCACCCAAAAAGAACCTCCCACCATCACCGTCAAAGCTTCCAATTATAGGAAACCTCCATCAGCTCGGCTCACTCCCCCACCGCACTCTTAGAGTCATGGCTCATCATCATGGCCCACTCATGCTACTCCACCTTGGCAAATTGCCCACTCTTGTGGTATCATCTACTGATGTAGCCCGCGAGATCACAAAAGCCTATGACACCATCTTCGCAAACCGGCCCTATTCGAGCATTATGAACAGGCTTTTTTACAACAAGGACGTCCTCAATGCACCGTATGGACCACACTGGCGCCAAATGAGGGGCATCTACATGACACAGCTTCTTAGCTCAGCTCGAGTTTGCTCCTTTCGAACCATTAGAGAAGAAGAGACAACTATAATgatgaaaaaaattgaagaatattCTCACATTGCATTTAAGGGTAAAGAGCTCAAGCCTTCATGCTCCCCGACAAAGACCCAGTGTAATCGTGCATGTAGTTTGGTTAATTTAAGTCATCTTTTTGCTTCGCTAACAAGTGCGGTAATTTGTAGGGTGGCTTTTGGGAGGAAGTATAGGAAAGGGGCAGATCAGGGGAGGAGGTCTAGAGAGCTACTAGGGGAGATGGGGGCCCTGTTGGGTGCTTTTAATGTGGGGAATTACATTCCGTGGCTTGGGTGGATGAATTATTTGAATGGTTTAAATAAGAGAGTGGAGAAGTTATTTGAAGAGATTGATGCTTTTCTTAATAACATAGTCGATGAACATATGGCTAGTGGAAGTAAAGAGAAAATGGACTTTGTGGATATTTTGCTAGACATTCAAAAGAGTAGCACGGATGGCGCACATTTCATGGATC
The Malania oleifera isolate guangnan ecotype guangnan chromosome 13, ASM2987363v1, whole genome shotgun sequence DNA segment above includes these coding regions:
- the LOC131145753 gene encoding cytochrome P450 736A117-like, translating into MEVHNVVQATIFHPLSLFFPFLLIFLFKWLFFSTQAPKKNLPPSPSKLPIIGNLHQLGSLPHRTLRVMAHHHGPLMLLHLGKLPTLVVSSTDVAREITKAYDTIFANRPYSSIMNRLFYNKDVLNAPYGPHWRQMRGIYMTQLLSSARVCSFRTIREEETTIMMKKIEEYSHIAFKGKELKPSCSPTKTQCNRACSLVNLSHLFASLTSAVICRVAFGRKYRKGADQGRRSRELLGEMGALLGAFNVGNYIPWLGWMNYLNGLNKRVEKLFEEIDAFLNNIVDEHMASGSKEKMDFVDILLDIQKSSTDGAHFMDRDNLKAMILGILAAGTDTTSIALEWTMSELVRHPQVMKEVQKEIRAIVGSKPSVTEDDTAEMHYLRAVIKENLRLHPPVPILVPRESTEDVKVNGYDILANTTVFFNAWAIGRDPKSWEEADKFMPERFLNSSVDIQGHDFHMIPFGFGRRGCPGGRFAIAIMELVLANLLHLFDWELPGKLSEDLDVTEAPGLTTQRKFPLIVSAKPHSL